One Pseudochaenichthys georgianus chromosome 4, fPseGeo1.2, whole genome shotgun sequence DNA window includes the following coding sequences:
- the LOC117445407 gene encoding interferon-induced protein with tetratricopeptide repeats 5-like — protein MSLIQTGLEAQLEALQCHFTWDLDPSSSKLFCLRDKLEDIGTEEGYSWLGHIYNLQGFIHYQLGFSDDAYRFFSRAAEAFRQIKNTVSDEGPWLVVNHGNLAWLHYHEGEQAESEAHLSKVKFLMNEYPSPSQEELHPEICAEKAWTLMKFSADKMLLAADNFQRAIRMQPDMVEWHTSHVIGLENALKHREKNMGADIFDKLKIAKKHDPDNLYLTALYFEACAKRGKKMETEARELARRVLRKPISSYSGLKPLLRLYRIYVSMDEAIDLAEEVLERHPHERYLKRCAAICYKKKIFLHRDNPLENGMIDRAISLHKEVITLYPFSSLTRKISLANIYAESNDQGKADEIYEELLRSDLGAEGAQMLYNNYAQYVHRFRKESYKSIEYHIMAAAITQQSCYRENSLRTLEKIRVRGRNRMCREIDEFLKNIQD, from the coding sequence TCAAACAGGACTGGAGGCCCAACTGGAGGCCCTGCAGTGCCACTTCACCTGGGATCTGGACCCGAGCAGTTCCAAGCTTTTCTGTCTCAGGGACAAGCTAGAGGACATCGGCACAGAGGAGGGATACAGCTGGCTGGGTCACATTTACAACCTGCAGGGGTTCATCCACTACCAGCTGGGCTTCAGCGATGACGCCTACCGTTTCTTCAGCAGGGCTGCAGAGGCCTTCCGTCAGATTAAAAACACTGTCTCAGATGAGGGTCCTTGGTTGGTGGTGAACCACGGGAACCTGGCTTGGCTGCACTACCATGAGGGAGAACAAGCAGAGAGTGAGGCTCACCTGTCTAAAGTCAAGTTCCTGATGAATGAATATCCATCTCCATCCCAGGAGGAGCTCCATCCAGAGATCTGTGCTGAAAAAGCCTGGACCCTGATGAAGTTCAGCGCAGACAAAATGCTGCTTGCTGCGGATAACTTCCAGAGAGCCATCAGGATGCAGCCGGACATGGTGGAGTGGCACACCAGCCACGTCATAGGGTTGGAGAATGCTCTTAAGCACAGAGAGAAAAACATGGGGGCTGATATCTTTGATAAATTGAAAATCGCCAAGAAACATGATCCAGATAATTTGTACCTCACTGCGCTGTACTTTGAGGCATGTGCCAAGAGAGGGAAAAAAATGGAAACTGAAGCACGGGAGTTGGCTAGAAGAGTTTTAAGAAAGCCCATCAGCAGCTACAGTGGTTTAAAACCGTTACTAAGGCTGTACAGAATCTATGTATCCATGGATGAGGCCATTGACTTGGCAGAGGAGGTTCTGGAAAGACATCCACATGAGCGTTACCTCAAGAGATGTGCTGCAATCTGCTACAAGAAGAAGATCTTTCTGCACAGGGACAATCCTTTGGAGAACGGTATGATCGATCGAGCAATCAGTCTCCATAAAGAAGTGATCACTCTTTACCCTTTTTCTTCACTTACAAGGAAAATATCTCTGGCAAACATCTATGCCGAGTCCAATGACCAAGGAAAAGCTGATGAAATATACGAGGAACTGCTGCGAAGTGACTTGGGTGCAGAAGGGGCACAGATGCTTTACAACAACTACGCACAATATGTACACCGCTTTCGAAAGGAGAGCTACAAGTCGATAGAATATCACATAATGGCAGCAGCAATAACGCAACAATCTTGCTATCGTGAGAACAGCCTCAGAACTCTGGAGAAGATCAGAGTAAGGGGCAGAAACAGAATGTGCAGAGAAATAGATGAGTTTCTGAAAAACATACAAGACTGA